A genomic stretch from Microtus pennsylvanicus isolate mMicPen1 chromosome 11, mMicPen1.hap1, whole genome shotgun sequence includes:
- the Becn1 gene encoding beclin-1 isoform X1 has product MEGSKASGSTMQVSFVCQRCSQPLKLDTSFKILDRVTIQELTAPLLTTAQAKPGETQEEEAHSGEEPFIETRQDGVSRRFIPPARMMSTESANSFTLIGEASDGGTMENLSRRLKVTGDLFDIMSGQTDVDHPLCEECTDTLLDQLDTQLNVTETECQNYKRCLEILEQMNEDDSEQLQRELKELALEEERLIQELEDVEKNRKVVAENLEKVQAEAERLDQEEAQYQREYSEFKRQQLELDDELKSVENQMRYAQMQLDKLKKTNVFNATFHIWHSGQFGTINNFRLGRLPSVPVEWNEINAAWGQTVLLLHALANKMGLKFQRYRLVPYGNHSYLESLTDKSKELPLYCSGGLRFFWDNKFDHAMVAFLDCVQQFKEEVEKGETRFCLPYRMDVEKGKIEDTGGSGGSYSIKTQFNSEEQWTKALKFMLTNLKWGLAWVSSQFYNK; this is encoded by the exons ATGGAGGGGTCGAAGGCGTCCGGCAGCACGATGCAGGTGAGCTTCGTGTGCCAGCGCTGCAGCCAGCCTCTGAAACTGGACACAAGCTTCAAGATCCTGGACCGGGTCACCATCCAGGAACTTACAG CTCCATTACTTACCACAGCCCAGGCGAAACCAGGAGAGACCCAGGAGGAAGAGGCTCACTCAGGAGAG gAGCCATTTATTGAAACTCGCCAGGATGGTGTCTCTCGAAGATTCATTCCCCCAGCCAG GATGATGTCTACCGAAAGTGCTAATAGCTTCACTCTGATCGGGGAGGCATCTGATGGTGGCACCATGGAGAATCTCAGCCGAAGACTGAAG GTCACTGGAGACCTTTTTGACATCATGTCGGGTCAGACAGACGTGGATCACCCACTGTGTGAGGAATGCACGGATACTCTCCTTGACCAGCTCGACACCCAGCTCAACGTCACGGAGACTGAGTGTCAGAACTATAA ACGCTGTTTGGAGATCCTTGAGCAAATGAACGAGGACGACAGTGAacagctacagagagagctgaAGGAGCTGGCCTTAGAGGAGGAGAGGCTGATCCAGGAGCTGGAAGATGTGGAGAAAAACCGCAAGGTAGTGGCAGAAAACCTGGAGAAGGTCCAGGCTGAGGCGGAGAGACTGGATCAGGAGGAAGCTCA GTACCAGCGGGAATACAGTGAGTTTAAAAGACAGCAGCTGGAGCTGGATGATGAGCTGAAGAGTGTAGAAAACCAGATGCGGTATGCCCAGATGCAGCTGGACAAACTGAAGAAAACCAACGTCTTCAATGCCACCTTCCATATCTG GCACAGTGGACAGTTTGGCACAATCAATAACTTCAGACTAGGTCGCTTGCCCAGTGTTCCTGTGGAATGGAATGAAATCAATGCTGCCTGGGGCCAGACAGTATTGCTGCTGCATGCCCTAGCCAATAAGATGGGTCTGAAATTTCAGAG GTACCGACTTGTTCCCTATGGAAATCATTCATATCTGGAGTCTCTGACAGACAAATCTAAG GAGTTGCCGTTATACTGTTCTGGGGGATTGCGGTTTTTCTGGGACAACAAGTTTGACCATGCAATGGTAGCTTTTCTGGACTGTGTGCAGCAGTTCAaagaagaggtggagaaaggcGAGACACGATTTTGTCTTCCATACAG GATGGATGTGGAGAAAGGCAAGATTGAAGACACTGGAGGCAGTGGCGGCTCCTATTCCATCAAAACCCAGTTTAACTCTGAGGAGCAGTGGACAAAAGCGCTCAAGTTCATGCTGACGAATCTTAAATGGGGTCTTGCTTGGGTGTCCTCACAGTTCTATAACAAGTGA
- the Becn1 gene encoding beclin-1 isoform X2, giving the protein MMSTESANSFTLIGEASDGGTMENLSRRLKVTGDLFDIMSGQTDVDHPLCEECTDTLLDQLDTQLNVTETECQNYKRCLEILEQMNEDDSEQLQRELKELALEEERLIQELEDVEKNRKVVAENLEKVQAEAERLDQEEAQYQREYSEFKRQQLELDDELKSVENQMRYAQMQLDKLKKTNVFNATFHIWHSGQFGTINNFRLGRLPSVPVEWNEINAAWGQTVLLLHALANKMGLKFQRYRLVPYGNHSYLESLTDKSKELPLYCSGGLRFFWDNKFDHAMVAFLDCVQQFKEEVEKGETRFCLPYRMDVEKGKIEDTGGSGGSYSIKTQFNSEEQWTKALKFMLTNLKWGLAWVSSQFYNK; this is encoded by the exons ATGATGTCTACCGAAAGTGCTAATAGCTTCACTCTGATCGGGGAGGCATCTGATGGTGGCACCATGGAGAATCTCAGCCGAAGACTGAAG GTCACTGGAGACCTTTTTGACATCATGTCGGGTCAGACAGACGTGGATCACCCACTGTGTGAGGAATGCACGGATACTCTCCTTGACCAGCTCGACACCCAGCTCAACGTCACGGAGACTGAGTGTCAGAACTATAA ACGCTGTTTGGAGATCCTTGAGCAAATGAACGAGGACGACAGTGAacagctacagagagagctgaAGGAGCTGGCCTTAGAGGAGGAGAGGCTGATCCAGGAGCTGGAAGATGTGGAGAAAAACCGCAAGGTAGTGGCAGAAAACCTGGAGAAGGTCCAGGCTGAGGCGGAGAGACTGGATCAGGAGGAAGCTCA GTACCAGCGGGAATACAGTGAGTTTAAAAGACAGCAGCTGGAGCTGGATGATGAGCTGAAGAGTGTAGAAAACCAGATGCGGTATGCCCAGATGCAGCTGGACAAACTGAAGAAAACCAACGTCTTCAATGCCACCTTCCATATCTG GCACAGTGGACAGTTTGGCACAATCAATAACTTCAGACTAGGTCGCTTGCCCAGTGTTCCTGTGGAATGGAATGAAATCAATGCTGCCTGGGGCCAGACAGTATTGCTGCTGCATGCCCTAGCCAATAAGATGGGTCTGAAATTTCAGAG GTACCGACTTGTTCCCTATGGAAATCATTCATATCTGGAGTCTCTGACAGACAAATCTAAG GAGTTGCCGTTATACTGTTCTGGGGGATTGCGGTTTTTCTGGGACAACAAGTTTGACCATGCAATGGTAGCTTTTCTGGACTGTGTGCAGCAGTTCAaagaagaggtggagaaaggcGAGACACGATTTTGTCTTCCATACAG GATGGATGTGGAGAAAGGCAAGATTGAAGACACTGGAGGCAGTGGCGGCTCCTATTCCATCAAAACCCAGTTTAACTCTGAGGAGCAGTGGACAAAAGCGCTCAAGTTCATGCTGACGAATCTTAAATGGGGTCTTGCTTGGGTGTCCTCACAGTTCTATAACAAGTGA
- the Cntd1 gene encoding cyclin N-terminal domain-containing protein 1, translating to MEGPLRPRLANSSDFQFGAVATETIENALLHLAQQNEQAVKEAAGRMGSFRESRIVEFVFLLSEQWCLEKSVSYQAVEILERFMVKQAENICQQATIQPRTKTELQNWRALKEQLFNKFVLRLVSCVQLASKLSFHYKIVSNVTVLNFLQALGYMCTKEELLESELDVLKSLNFQINLPTPLAYVEMLLEVLGYNGCSVPATQLHATCLTLLDLVYLLHEPIYESLLRASIENSTPSQLQGEKFVSVKEDFMLLAVGIIAASAFIQNHECWSQVVGHLQSITGIASESIAEFSYAILTHSVGTHTPGQQQPVPHKAARALNTAASSNT from the exons ATGGAAGGACCCTTGAGGCCCAGACTTGCTAATTCCAGTGACTTCCAGTTTGGAGCGGTTGCCACAGAGACCATCGAAAACGCGCTGCTTCACTTGGCCCAGCAGAATGAGCAAGCCGTGAAGGAGGCTGCGGGACGGATGGGCAGCTTCAGGGAGAGCCGGATCGTGG agtttgtttttctcctgtcTGAACAATGGTGTCTGGAGAAATCTGTGAGCTACCAGGCTGTAGAAATCCTAGAAAG GTTTATGGTGAAGCAGGCAGAGAACATCTGTCAGCAAGCCACAATCCAGCCGAGAACTAAGACCGAATTGCAGAACTGGAGGgctctgaaagagcagctttTCAACAAGTTCGTCCTCCGCTTGGTGTCATGTGTTCAGCTGGCCAGCAAACTGTCTTTCCACTACAAA ataGTCAGCAACGTTACAGTCCTGAACTTCCTCCAGGCTCTTGGTTATATGTGCACCAAAGAAGAACTACTGGAGTCAGAGCTTGATGTCTTGAAGTCCCTGAACTTCCAGATAAATCTGCCCACTCCTTTGGCATATGTGGAGATGCTCCTTGAAGTTCTAG GGTACAATGGCTGCTCGGTCCCAGCCACACAACTACATGCAACTTGCCTGACCCTCCTCGACCTGGTCTATCTTCTGCATGAACCCATCTATGAGAGCCTATTGAGGGCTTCAATTGAGAATTCTACACCCAGTCAGCTGCAAGG GGAGAAGTTTGTCTCTGTGAAGGAAGACTTCATGCTGTTGGCAGTTGGAATCATTGCAGCGAGTGCTTTCATCCAGAACCACGAGTGCTGGAGCCAG GTTGTAGGGCATTTGCAGAGCATCACTGGCATCGCTTCGGAAAGCATTGCTGAGTTCTCTTATGCAATCCTGACTCACAGCGTGGGAACACACACTCCTGGGCAACAGCAGCCTGTTCCCCACAAGGCAGCCAGAGCTCTGAATACTGCTGCTTCCTCTAACACATGA
- the Coa3 gene encoding cytochrome c oxidase assembly factor 3 homolog, mitochondrial: MAASGAGDPLGAKDGKAPFAQRIDPSRDKLTPAQVQFMRQVQLAQWQKTLPQRRTRNIVTGLGIGAVVLAIYGYTFYSVAQERFLDELEDEAKAARARALERERASGP; the protein is encoded by the exons ATGGCGGCATCCGGAGCTGGTGACCCTTTGGGTGCTAAGGATGGAAAAGCCCCATTCGCTCAGCGCATCGACCCGTCGCGGGATAAATTGACCCCAGCGCAAGTGCAGTTTATGCGGCAGGTGCAGCTTGCCCAGTGGCAGAAAACACTGCCACAGCGGCGGACCCGGAACATCGTGACTGGCCTGGGCATTGGGGCCGTGGTATTGGCTATTT ATGGTTACACCTTCTATTCAGTGGCTCAGGAGCGTTTCCTTGATGAGCTGGAAGATGAGGCCAAAGCTGCCCGAGCCCGAGCTCTCGAGAGGGAGAGAGCATCAGGACCCTAA